The proteins below are encoded in one region of Streptomyces marianii:
- a CDS encoding ATP-binding protein, whose protein sequence is MKIAFVGKGGSGKTTLSSLFIRYLAAQQAHVIAVDADINQHLGAALGLDEQEAAALPAMGAHLPLIKEYLRGTNPRITSAETMIKTTPPGEGSRLLRVREDNPIYDACARTVRLDDGQIRLMATGPFTESDLGVACYHSKVGAVELCLNHLVDGPDEYVVVDMTAGSDSFASGMFTRFDMTFLVAEPTRKGVSVYRQYKEYARDFGVALQVVGNKVQGPDDLEFLRDEVGDDLLVTVGHSDWVRSMEKGRPPRFTRLEEPNRAALRTLRQSADASFARRDWVRYTRQMVHFHLKNAESWGNAKTGADLAAQVDPDFVLGGQAARFSAPQPA, encoded by the coding sequence ATGAAGATCGCTTTCGTGGGAAAGGGCGGTAGCGGCAAGACGACGCTGTCCTCGCTCTTCATCCGTTACCTCGCCGCGCAGCAGGCCCATGTCATCGCGGTGGACGCCGACATCAACCAGCACCTGGGCGCGGCGCTCGGGCTCGACGAGCAGGAGGCGGCGGCGCTGCCCGCGATGGGCGCGCACCTGCCCCTCATCAAGGAGTACCTGCGCGGCACCAACCCGCGGATCACCTCCGCGGAGACGATGATCAAGACAACACCGCCGGGAGAGGGTTCACGGCTGCTGCGCGTCCGCGAGGACAATCCGATCTATGACGCCTGCGCCCGGACGGTCCGGCTCGACGACGGGCAGATCCGGCTGATGGCGACCGGCCCGTTCACCGAGTCGGACCTCGGGGTCGCCTGCTACCACTCCAAGGTCGGGGCGGTGGAGCTGTGCCTCAACCATCTCGTCGACGGCCCGGACGAGTACGTCGTGGTCGACATGACGGCGGGCTCCGACTCCTTCGCCTCCGGCATGTTCACCCGGTTCGACATGACGTTCCTCGTTGCCGAGCCCACCCGCAAGGGCGTCTCGGTGTACCGGCAGTACAAGGAGTACGCCCGGGATTTCGGCGTCGCGCTCCAGGTCGTCGGCAACAAGGTGCAGGGGCCGGACGACCTCGAGTTCCTGCGTGACGAGGTCGGCGACGACCTTCTCGTGACCGTCGGGCACTCGGACTGGGTGCGGTCGATGGAGAAGGGCCGTCCGCCGCGGTTCACCCGGCTGGAGGAGCCCAACCGGGCCGCGCTGCGCACGCTGCGGCAGTCCGCGGACGCGTCCTTTGCGCGGCGCGACTGGGTCCGGTACACGCGGCAGATGGTGCACTTCCATCTGAAGAACGCGGAGAGCTGGGGCAATGCGAAGACGGGGGCCGACCTGGCGGCCCAGGTCGACCCCGACTTCGTGCTCGGCGGGCAGGCAGCGCGGTTCAGCGCGCCGCAGCCGGCCTGA
- a CDS encoding TadE family type IV pilus minor pilin, translated as MGSSDTSGASYTATSVLRPSCREADRGSVTAEAAVAVPALVVFTMALVWALMAASAQIQCVDAARAGARAAARSETEAAALSAARSAAPAGSKISLGRDGDLWRVRVEAASPGPGTAALTLTAEAVALAEDAVRGGEP; from the coding sequence ATGGGCAGTTCTGACACCTCCGGGGCCTCCTACACCGCGACGTCCGTGCTTCGGCCCTCCTGCCGTGAGGCCGACCGGGGATCCGTCACGGCAGAGGCCGCGGTGGCCGTGCCCGCCCTGGTGGTGTTCACGATGGCGCTCGTCTGGGCGCTGATGGCGGCGTCGGCGCAGATCCAGTGCGTGGACGCAGCCAGGGCGGGCGCTCGGGCGGCCGCCCGTTCGGAGACGGAGGCCGCGGCCCTCTCCGCCGCCCGTTCGGCGGCACCGGCCGGCTCGAAGATCTCCTTGGGCAGGGACGGGGACCTCTGGCGGGTGCGGGTCGAGGCGGCGAGCCCCGGTCCCGGGACAGCGGCCCTCACCCTGACGGCCGAAGCCGTCGCTCTCGCGGAGGACGCGGTGAGGGGCGGTGAACCATGA
- a CDS encoding type II secretion system F family protein, whose translation MTTATMYAVVCAGAAACLTVGRDEGLRRARLVLASGGAVRPDTRWPWERWRRPLDRFRREWLCLPAGAFLAVLGESVLPLLAGAVAVPLLGRRLRASEHGRTRDGRAGAVIALCGVAAGELRAGSQPGQALLTAGRATGALGAAEAAVLAAARFGGDVPAELRRASGEPGAEGLAGLAACWLVAVDSGAGLATGIDRLEAALRAEQEQRDSLTAQLAGAWSTVVVLALLPAIGLALGWALGADPLRVLLHSPAGLCCLLVGGLLEAVGLYWATRIVRAGSGRER comes from the coding sequence ATGACGACGGCGACGATGTATGCGGTGGTGTGCGCCGGAGCTGCCGCCTGCCTGACGGTCGGCCGGGACGAAGGGCTGCGAAGGGCGCGGCTGGTGCTGGCGTCCGGCGGCGCCGTGCGACCGGACACCCGATGGCCCTGGGAACGCTGGCGGCGCCCCTTGGACCGGTTTCGGCGCGAATGGCTGTGCCTGCCGGCGGGCGCTTTCCTGGCTGTGCTGGGCGAGTCGGTGCTGCCGCTCCTGGCGGGTGCGGTGGCTGTCCCCCTGCTGGGGCGGCGGCTGAGGGCATCCGAGCACGGAAGGACGAGGGACGGCAGGGCCGGCGCGGTGATCGCTCTGTGCGGCGTTGCCGCGGGCGAGTTGAGGGCCGGTAGCCAGCCGGGACAGGCACTGCTGACCGCGGGCCGGGCCACCGGAGCGCTGGGTGCCGCGGAGGCGGCGGTGCTGGCGGCCGCCCGGTTCGGCGGGGACGTGCCGGCGGAGCTGAGGCGTGCGTCCGGTGAACCGGGTGCGGAGGGACTCGCCGGGCTGGCCGCCTGCTGGCTCGTCGCCGTGGACAGCGGGGCGGGTCTGGCGACGGGAATCGACCGGCTCGAGGCCGCCCTCAGGGCCGAGCAGGAACAACGGGACTCGTTGACGGCGCAGTTGGCCGGGGCGTGGTCGACTGTGGTGGTGCTGGCGCTGCTCCCGGCGATCGGGCTGGCACTGGGCTGGGCGCTCGGCGCCGATCCCCTGCGCGTCCTGCTGCACAGCCCCGCGGGGCTGTGCTGTCTGCTGGTCGGCGGACTGCTGGAGGCCGTCGGGCTGTACTGGGCGACGCGCATCGTACGGGCGGGGAGCGGCCGTGAGCGATGA
- the ssd gene encoding septum site-determining protein Ssd — protein sequence MPPAEHRTGPLIITEDPPLLDDLLRLCAAAGAEPQVHHAVPEDGGGWEAAPLVLVGDDAAARCLGATRRRGVLLVGRDQDDPQVWRRAVEIGADCVLRLPDAEGWLVDRIADVAEGVGRPALTVGVLGGRGGAGASTLACALAVTAAREGRRTMLVDGDPLGGGLDVLLGGEQQEGRRWPDFAASRGRVAGGALEESLPSVHGLRVLSWDRGESVTIPPEAMRSVLAAARRRGGVVVVDLPRRVDEGTAEALAQLDVGLLVVPGDLRAVAAAQRVASTVRMVLGDLRLVVRGPWGPGLDERWMAEALKLQLAGELPLEAGLTADLEAGVPPGAGERDPLARFCSAFWARALSGGGAA from the coding sequence GTGCCGCCCGCCGAGCACCGGACGGGACCCTTGATCATCACGGAGGATCCACCGCTCCTGGACGACCTGCTGAGACTGTGCGCCGCCGCCGGCGCCGAGCCGCAGGTCCACCACGCGGTGCCTGAGGACGGAGGCGGCTGGGAAGCGGCCCCGCTGGTCCTGGTCGGCGATGATGCGGCCGCCCGGTGTCTGGGGGCCACCCGCAGACGCGGTGTGCTCCTCGTCGGGCGCGACCAGGACGATCCACAGGTGTGGCGCCGGGCTGTGGAGATCGGCGCCGACTGTGTGCTGCGGCTTCCCGACGCCGAGGGCTGGCTCGTCGACAGGATCGCCGATGTCGCGGAGGGCGTGGGGCGGCCCGCGCTGACCGTCGGTGTGCTCGGCGGGCGGGGCGGGGCCGGTGCGTCCACGCTGGCCTGCGCACTCGCCGTGACCGCGGCGCGTGAGGGCAGGCGCACGATGCTCGTCGACGGGGATCCGCTCGGCGGCGGCCTTGACGTCCTTCTCGGCGGAGAGCAGCAGGAAGGCCGACGCTGGCCCGACTTCGCGGCGTCCAGAGGCCGGGTCGCCGGTGGCGCGCTGGAGGAGTCGCTGCCATCGGTGCACGGACTGCGGGTGCTCAGCTGGGACCGGGGCGAGTCGGTGACGATTCCGCCGGAGGCCATGCGGTCGGTCCTGGCAGCGGCGCGCAGACGCGGTGGAGTCGTCGTCGTGGATCTGCCCCGTCGGGTCGACGAAGGGACGGCGGAGGCGCTGGCGCAGCTGGACGTCGGACTCCTCGTGGTGCCGGGCGACCTGCGTGCGGTGGCCGCCGCACAGCGGGTCGCGTCGACCGTCCGCATGGTGCTGGGCGATCTGCGGCTCGTCGTCCGAGGGCCGTGGGGCCCGGGGCTGGACGAGCGGTGGATGGCGGAGGCGCTGAAACTGCAGCTGGCCGGCGAACTCCCTCTGGAGGCCGGACTGACCGCCGATCTCGAGGCGGGAGTTCCGCCGGGCGCGGGAGAGCGGGACCCGCTGGCCAGGTTCTGTTCCGCCTTCTGGGCACGGGCGCTCAGCGGTGGAGGTGCGGCGTGA
- a CDS encoding type II secretion system F family protein, producing MSDEFIRSLGIAVPLAAVAAWRVRGRLRRRQALRRLHALLGPGSVRHGTLRRRRPVRAPAWAGPWMVPVVAVVTGWVIAGGVAGCLLGLAGAYGLRRWQRGRARDRAAGASERTASDQLPLAADLLAACVSAGAGPREAALAVGQSLGGPVGERLAQTAAELRLGSEPSRAWGRFGEIPGAARLARCLEQASATGAPAAEPVARLAAGLRAEKARIAASRAQRAQVLITAPVGLCFLPAFLAIGVAPVVIGLATGLLHGNGGN from the coding sequence GTGAGCGATGAGTTCATCAGGAGCCTGGGCATCGCCGTTCCGCTGGCCGCGGTGGCGGCCTGGAGGGTGAGAGGGCGGCTGCGTCGCCGACAGGCGCTCAGGCGGCTCCACGCACTCCTGGGGCCGGGCTCCGTGCGGCACGGGACGTTGCGTCGTCGGCGCCCTGTACGCGCACCGGCCTGGGCGGGTCCGTGGATGGTCCCGGTCGTGGCGGTGGTCACAGGCTGGGTCATCGCGGGGGGCGTCGCCGGGTGTCTGCTGGGACTCGCCGGAGCGTACGGCCTCCGGAGGTGGCAGCGGGGCCGCGCACGCGACAGGGCGGCGGGCGCCTCGGAGAGGACTGCGTCCGATCAACTGCCGCTCGCCGCGGACTTGCTGGCCGCCTGTGTCTCGGCGGGAGCCGGGCCGCGCGAGGCGGCGCTCGCAGTCGGCCAGTCGCTCGGCGGGCCGGTCGGGGAGCGACTGGCACAGACCGCGGCCGAGCTTCGGCTGGGAAGCGAACCGTCCCGCGCCTGGGGGAGGTTCGGGGAGATTCCGGGGGCGGCGAGGCTCGCCCGCTGTCTGGAGCAGGCGTCCGCGACGGGAGCTCCTGCTGCGGAACCGGTCGCCCGGCTGGCTGCGGGGCTCCGGGCCGAGAAGGCCCGCATCGCGGCTTCCCGGGCGCAGCGCGCCCAGGTACTGATCACGGCACCGGTGGGGCTCTGCTTTCTGCCCGCCTTCCTCGCGATCGGGGTGGCCCCCGTCGTGATCGGCCTCGCCACGGGGCTGCTGCACGGCAACGGAGGCAACTGA
- a CDS encoding Fic family protein, with protein MSTNASDPLAALGDLPGVADAVDSVRKAVDRVYGHRVMRRRSSEVTSEAALRGARASAALSGADWALEEVRRRTDFGSGAEARTVGAALRLTAEAGQLLSIWRQSPLRVLARLHLVAEGGVAPEESVGRPRLAGEKVDEPLIDAPLPDADEVAGRLDGLSGLVIAGSAAPALVMAAVVHGELLALRPFSSANGLVARAAERIVLIGSGLDPKSICPAEVGHAELGRTEYLKAFDGYLSGTSEGMSAWITHCGRAVELGVRESTAVCEALQRGAA; from the coding sequence ATGAGTACGAACGCCTCTGACCCCTTGGCCGCACTGGGTGATCTTCCCGGGGTCGCGGATGCCGTGGACTCGGTGCGCAAGGCTGTCGACCGGGTCTACGGGCACCGCGTCATGCGTCGCCGCAGCAGCGAGGTCACCTCGGAGGCCGCGCTCCGCGGGGCCCGGGCGTCCGCCGCGCTCTCGGGCGCGGACTGGGCGCTGGAGGAGGTGCGCCGGCGCACCGATTTCGGGAGTGGGGCGGAGGCCCGCACCGTGGGGGCCGCCCTCCGGCTGACCGCCGAGGCGGGGCAGCTGCTGTCCATCTGGCGGCAGTCCCCGCTGCGCGTCCTGGCTCGGCTCCATCTGGTCGCGGAGGGCGGTGTCGCCCCCGAGGAGTCGGTCGGCCGGCCGAGGCTCGCGGGGGAGAAGGTCGACGAGCCGCTGATCGATGCACCGCTGCCGGACGCGGACGAGGTCGCCGGGCGGCTCGACGGGCTGTCGGGGCTGGTCATCGCCGGAAGTGCGGCCCCCGCACTGGTCATGGCCGCCGTGGTGCACGGTGAACTGCTCGCTCTGCGCCCCTTCTCCTCGGCCAACGGACTGGTCGCACGGGCGGCGGAGCGCATCGTCCTCATCGGCAGCGGACTGGACCCCAAGTCGATCTGCCCGGCCGAGGTGGGTCACGCCGAGCTCGGCCGTACGGAGTACCTCAAGGCGTTCGACGGCTATCTGTCCGGGACCTCGGAGGGCATGAGCGCCTGGATCACCCACTGCGGCCGCGCCGTCGAACTCGGTGTGCGGGAGTCGACGGCGGTGTGCGAGGCGCTCCAGCGAGGAGCGGCGTGA
- a CDS encoding Rv3654c family TadE-like protein, which produces MRSRDRGSATVWVAMAACAMCAVFAVVLALGQAVVARHRAGAAADLAALAAADRALAGAGPACAWAARVARAQGAVVVRCAVAGEIADVTAGAALGPYRPEVRSRAGPPAPFRPPASAPSAPARS; this is translated from the coding sequence ATGAGGAGTCGCGACAGGGGCTCGGCGACCGTCTGGGTGGCCATGGCGGCGTGCGCGATGTGCGCGGTCTTCGCCGTGGTGCTCGCCCTGGGGCAGGCGGTCGTCGCCCGTCACCGTGCGGGCGCCGCCGCCGACCTTGCGGCGCTCGCCGCGGCCGACCGGGCGCTGGCAGGCGCCGGACCGGCGTGCGCCTGGGCGGCACGCGTGGCCCGGGCACAGGGGGCGGTGGTCGTGCGGTGCGCGGTTGCCGGTGAGATCGCCGACGTGACGGCCGGAGCCGCCCTCGGCCCGTACCGGCCCGAGGTCAGATCCCGGGCGGGCCCGCCGGCCCCGTTTCGCCCGCCGGCGTCCGCTCCGTCGGCCCCGGCCCGCTCGTAG
- a CDS encoding HAD family hydrolase — protein sequence MLCVVENHSLPRTAAFFDLDKTVIAKSSALTFSKSFYHGGLINRRAVLRTAYTQFVFLSGGADHDQMERMRKYLSALCKGWNVQQVKEIVAETLHDLIDPIIYDEAASLIEEHHTAGRDVVIVSSSGAEVVEPIGELLGADRVVATRMVVGEDGCFTGEVEYYAYGPTKAEAVKELAASEGYDLERCYAYSDSVTDVPMLEAVGHPYAVNPDRALRREASSRGWPTLVFNRPVRLKQRIPGFTMPARPALLAAAAVGAAAATAGLVWYANRRRSTAAFART from the coding sequence ATGCTCTGCGTCGTGGAAAACCACTCCTTGCCGCGCACAGCAGCCTTCTTTGACCTGGACAAGACGGTCATTGCGAAGTCGTCGGCGCTGACCTTCAGCAAGTCCTTCTACCACGGCGGACTGATCAACCGCCGCGCCGTGCTCAGAACGGCGTACACCCAGTTCGTCTTCCTCTCGGGCGGCGCCGACCACGACCAGATGGAGCGGATGCGCAAGTACCTGTCCGCGCTCTGCAAGGGCTGGAACGTGCAGCAGGTGAAGGAGATCGTCGCCGAGACCCTGCACGATCTGATCGACCCGATCATCTACGACGAGGCGGCCTCCCTGATCGAGGAGCACCACACCGCCGGACGCGACGTCGTCATCGTCTCGAGTTCGGGCGCCGAGGTCGTCGAGCCGATCGGCGAGTTGCTGGGCGCCGATCGTGTGGTGGCGACGCGGATGGTGGTCGGCGAGGACGGCTGCTTCACCGGCGAGGTGGAGTACTACGCGTACGGACCCACCAAGGCCGAGGCGGTGAAGGAGCTCGCCGCGTCCGAGGGGTACGACCTCGAACGCTGCTACGCCTACAGCGACTCCGTCACCGACGTCCCGATGCTGGAGGCCGTGGGGCACCCGTACGCGGTCAACCCCGACCGGGCGCTGCGCCGTGAGGCCTCCTCACGCGGGTGGCCGACTCTCGTCTTCAACCGCCCGGTACGACTGAAACAGCGCATCCCGGGCTTCACGATGCCCGCGCGCCCCGCACTCCTCGCGGCGGCGGCGGTGGGAGCGGCGGCGGCCACCGCCGGCCTCGTCTGGTACGCCAACCGGCGCCGCAGCACCGCCGCCTTTGCCCGCACTTGA
- a CDS encoding TadA family conjugal transfer-associated ATPase, translating into MTSVLLEAVRQRLAESGAEPTPARVAAALRAQGRLLGDAEVLGAAEELRCELVGTGPLEPLLADPAVTDVLVSAPDRVWVDRGCGLRLTEVCFPDAAAVRRLAQRLAAVAGRRLDDARPWVDARLPDGTRMHAVLPPVAVGSTCLSLRVVRPRAFSLHELMAAGTVPPGGDRLFTAMIEARVSYLISGGTGSGKTTLLSTLLGLVGEHERIVLAEDSAELRPDHPHVVRLESRPANQEGAGLVTLRDLVRQALRMRPDRLVVGEVRGSEVTDLLAALNTGHDGGCGTVHANTAADVPARLEALGTAAGLDRAALHSQLAAALSVVVHLVRRRDGGRRVAEVHVLERDAAGLVLTVPALRWGAAHFVRERGWERLRSLIGGPR; encoded by the coding sequence GTGACGTCGGTACTTCTGGAAGCGGTACGGCAACGGCTTGCCGAGAGCGGGGCCGAGCCCACTCCGGCCAGGGTGGCCGCGGCGCTTCGGGCGCAGGGACGGCTGCTCGGCGACGCGGAGGTCCTCGGCGCCGCCGAGGAACTGCGCTGCGAGCTGGTCGGCACCGGGCCCCTGGAGCCACTCCTCGCCGACCCAGCCGTGACCGATGTGCTGGTCTCGGCGCCCGACCGGGTGTGGGTCGACCGGGGCTGCGGACTCCGGCTCACGGAGGTGTGCTTCCCCGACGCGGCAGCGGTGCGTCGGCTGGCGCAACGGCTCGCGGCGGTGGCGGGAAGGCGACTGGACGACGCCCGCCCCTGGGTGGACGCCAGGCTGCCCGACGGCACGCGAATGCACGCGGTGTTGCCTCCCGTGGCTGTCGGATCCACCTGTCTGTCGCTGAGGGTGGTCCGGCCGAGGGCCTTCTCGCTGCACGAGCTGATGGCGGCCGGCACGGTACCGCCGGGCGGCGACCGGCTGTTCACTGCAATGATCGAGGCCAGGGTCTCGTATCTGATCAGCGGTGGCACCGGATCCGGCAAGACGACGCTGCTGTCCACTCTGCTGGGACTGGTGGGCGAGCACGAGCGCATCGTGCTCGCGGAGGACTCCGCCGAACTGCGTCCCGACCATCCGCACGTCGTGCGCCTGGAATCCCGCCCGGCCAACCAGGAGGGCGCGGGTCTGGTCACTCTTCGCGACCTGGTGCGGCAGGCGCTTCGCATGCGTCCGGACCGGCTGGTCGTCGGGGAGGTGCGCGGTTCCGAGGTGACCGATCTGCTGGCGGCGTTGAACACCGGACACGACGGCGGTTGCGGAACCGTGCACGCCAACACGGCCGCGGACGTCCCCGCGCGGCTCGAGGCCCTCGGGACGGCCGCCGGTCTCGACCGGGCCGCGCTGCACAGCCAGTTGGCCGCCGCATTGTCGGTCGTGGTGCATCTCGTACGGCGGCGGGACGGCGGACGCCGGGTTGCCGAGGTCCACGTGCTGGAGCGGGACGCGGCCGGGCTCGTGCTCACCGTGCCGGCGCTGCGGTGGGGCGCGGCGCACTTCGTCCGTGAACGAGGCTGGGAGCGACTGCGGTCCCTGATCGGCGGTCCTCGATGA
- a CDS encoding DUF4244 domain-containing protein: MSVTDVKTQGAVLTGVGSANFARTRAASRASEILTRARDRLSGRLPRGDAGMTTSEYAMGTIAACAFAAALYQVITSDTVSTALESIIGKALNGQF; encoded by the coding sequence ATGAGCGTGACCGATGTGAAGACCCAGGGAGCGGTACTGACCGGGGTGGGCTCCGCGAACTTCGCACGCACCAGGGCCGCGTCTCGGGCCAGCGAAATCCTCACCAGGGCGCGTGACCGGCTGTCGGGCCGACTCCCTCGGGGCGATGCCGGAATGACGACATCGGAGTACGCGATGGGCACGATCGCGGCATGCGCCTTCGCAGCGGCTCTCTATCAGGTGATCACCAGCGACACGGTCTCCACGGCACTCGAATCGATCATCGGGAAGGCGCTCAATGGGCAGTTCTGA